In the Macrobrachium rosenbergii isolate ZJJX-2024 chromosome 23, ASM4041242v1, whole genome shotgun sequence genome, one interval contains:
- the LOC136851179 gene encoding heterogeneous nuclear ribonucleoprotein 87F-like: protein MGIAATMTMAGMEVMATTIMGMTLAMAKAMMMGTAKVMEEDMAKAMMMGMAKVMVEDMAKATTMDMAKVMVEDMAKAMMMGMAKVMEEGMAKATTMDTAKVMVEDMAKVMEEDMAKATTMDTAKVMVEDMAKVMEEDMAKVMEEDMAKATTMDTAKVMEEDMAKATTMDTAKVTVADMAKAMMMDTAKVMEVVMVMVEDTEEDMAKVMEEDTVKGIVEAMAMLEDMAKDMVEEDMAKDMEEEGGGRYGKGHGGGGYGHSGGYGKGHGGGYGKGHGGGGYGKGHGGGGGGYGKGHGGGYGHSGGYGKGHGGGYGKGHGGGGYGHGGGYGKGHGGGYGKGHSGGYGKGHGGGYGHGGGHGGGYGKGHGGGYGHSGGYGKGHGGGHGGGYGKGHGGGGGGGGGGGYGKGHGGGHGGYGYGEYH from the coding sequence ATGGGCATAGCAGCTACGATGACCATGGCGGGTATGGAGGTTATGGCCACGACGATTATGGGCATGACGTTGGCTATGGCAAAGGCCATGATGATGGGTACGGCAAAGGTCATGGAGGAGGATATGGCAAAGGCCATGATGATGGGTATGGCAAAGGTCATGGTGGAGGATATGGCAAAGGCCACGACGATGGATATGGCAAAGGTCATGGTGGAGGATATGGCAAAGGCCATGATGATGGGTATGGCAAAGGTCATGGAGGAGGGTATGGCAAAGGCCACGACGATGGATACGGCAAAGGTCATGGTGGAGGATATGGCAAAGGTCATGGAGGAGGATATGGCAAAGGCCACGACGATGGATACGGCAAAGGTCATGGTGGAGGATATGGCAAAGGTCATGGAGGAGGATATGGCAAAGGTCATGGAGGAGGATATGGCAAAGGCCACGACGATGGATACGGCAAAGGTCATGGAGGAGGATATGGCAAAGGCCACGACGATGGATACGGCAAAGGTCACGGTGGCGGATATGGCAAAGGCCATGATGATGGATACGGCAAAGGTCATGGAGGTGGTTATGGTCATGGTGGAGGACACGGAGGAGGATATGGCAAAGGTCATGGAGGAGGATACGGTAAAGGGCATAGTGGAGGCTATGGCAATGTTGGAGGATATGGCAAAGGACATGGTGGAGGAGGATATGGCAAAGGacatggaggaggagggaggaggacgATATGGTAAAGGtcatggaggaggaggatatggCCATAGTGGAGGATATGGCAAAGGACATGGAGGAGGATACGGCAAAGGACATGGTGGAGGAGGATATGGCAAGggacacggaggaggaggaggaggatatggcAAAGGTCACGGAGGAGGATATGGCCATAGTGGAGGGTATGGCAAAGGACATGGAGGAGGATACGGCAAAGGACATGGTGGAGGAGGATATGGCCATGGCGGAGGCTACGGGAAAGGACATGGCGGAGGCTATGGCAAGGGACATAGTGGAGGATATGGCAAAGGACACGGAGGAGGCTATGGCCACGGCGGTGGACATGGCGGAGGTTATGGAAAGGGCCACGGTGGAGGATATGGACATAGCGGAGGATATGGCAAAGGACATGGTGGAGGCCACGGAGGAGGTTATGGAAAGggccatggaggaggaggaggaggaggaggaggaggaggttacggCAAGGGACACGGCGGTGGACATGGAGGTTACGGTTATGGTGAGTATCATTAA